The Dasypus novemcinctus isolate mDasNov1 chromosome 24, mDasNov1.1.hap2, whole genome shotgun sequence sequence TAAAAAATTACAACTTATTTCCGGGCAGGGGGCAGAAATCCACATCAATCCTTAAAACCATTATGAGCAAACCTCTCAGAGAATTCTACTTGTGACTTTTCTTTTGGTcacttattcttccttcctccttctttacatttttacttttagGAACTAATCAGGGATGGAATCTGCTGGACAGAGCAAAGCCGAGTGGGTCCCTCCTTGAATGATGGAGTAGGTCTGCTTGGGGAGCTCTTGCTGCGAGGAGGAGGAGAATATGGGCGGAGCCGTGGTGGCCACGGCGATGCTCTGGCCTCCGTCACTGACCACGGTCACTTCAGCCGCCCCCTCCTGAATCAGAGCGTTAAGGCCTTCAAAGTCAGTGCAAGCGATGCCGGAGCTGGTGATGAAAGTCTGGCTGCCGGAGCCTTCCGGGGCGCCTCCCGGGGCCGAGGGGATCAGAGCCTGGTGCAGGGCAGCTCCGTCCCCCTGGCCGTGAGCGGTCAGCAGGACAGCCGGCTGGGCCATGGCTCCCGCCTCGCTCGAACACCCTGAGGACTGAGGAGGGGCCATCAGACTGACCTGGCGCAGGATCTGCAGGCGGCCATTCCCCGGGAGCTCCTCCGTGCCCTGAGCCACCAGGGCCGGCGGCACGATATTGACCGCGGCAGCGGTGGCGGCCTGGACGATGGCGTTGGTCTGGGGCACTTGATGCCCCACAATGATCTTGACCCTCCCCTCCCCGAACTGGGGCGCTTGGCCGGGCGGGAGGGGCACCTGGAGATGCCCCACAGCAAGGGGTGCCGGGGGCTGCTTGTTGGGGTCGATCTGGAACTGGAAGATGGTCACGTCTGTGTTCTTGTTCTCGTTATACTCACTGTGCTGCCTCTTGTGGCTGCGGAGCGAGTCCTCCCGCATGAAGGAGGCGTCGCAGACGTCACAGTGAAAAGTCTTCTTGGCGTCCAGCCTGGCCACCTGCCGGCCGCTCTGCCTGGCCGTGTCTTTCCTCTCCAAGACCTCGGCCTTGACCAAGTCCCCGTGGAACTTCTTCATGTGCTTGCTCAGGTTGCTGGGCTGCTTGGTGTCAAAGCTGCAGTAACCGCACTTGAAGGGACGGTCGGTGCAGTGGATGCGCTCGTGGATGCGCAGGGCGGCCTTGCTGGAGCAGGAGTAGCTGCACTCGGAGCACTTCTCGGGGTGCTCCGACTGGTGCACCCGGCTGTGCTTCCGCAGCGTGGCTTTGCTATCGCCCAGGAAGTCGCAGTGCGGACACTTGAAGTTATTCCCGCTGTGCTTGATGCGGATGTGCGACTTGAGGTTCCCCTTCATGGTGCAGCGGACGTTGCAGAACTCGCACTTGAAAGGCTTCTCCCCCGAGTGCACACGCATGTGCCTTTTCAAGTCCGAGCTGATTTTGAACTTGGCGCTACAGAGCCAGCACTGGAAGGGGGCATCCCCTGTCAACACAAGGTGAGTTTCGATAAGAACAGGCAGGCAACAACCACAGCGGATCCCCCCGAAGCACACACCAGAAAACCGCTTATACCAAGGCAGGCGGGTGCAGGCCTTCTAACTGCAGCTCCTAGCAGCCCCTGGGAGAAAACAAAACGCAGCCAAGGGCTTCCTGTCTTTCCCCAAACCTGAACCACGGCTAGAGTTGTAAAGCCCGAAGGAAGCCGGGAGACTGAAAAGAGCTATTCAGTTGTCCCAAATCAAATGAGATTTGCCAGTATATTTAGATATTCTTGAAAAACAATCAGGCTATCGTTCACATAGTTAACGTGCCCGCTCTGTTGTTAGTGGTTCATAGTTGTAGGATTTTGCACAATCCGTTGATTTTGGTTGAGTGATATGTTGTAACTGATTCAATGTTCAAAGCAGTCAGCTCTGTGCTGCACCGTGAGGGTATCCTTTATAAAATGATTGAAACACCCAGCTTCTATGTCATGCagatttttattaataaagacGTTTATTGCGCAAAATTTACTTATCCCACTTTGCCAGCTGCATTCTTTACTTGTGAAGTTATAAAATCCagctgcttgttttttgttttttttcccctttaaattcATCTTCACCTAAAGATGAGCAGGGAAAGTGAAATTGCAAACTTCTGAATGGACAAGATCTTCCAAATTTATTTCCTCAAGGAATGTCAAGCCCAGATTATCTAAGGCACTgatatttgaagcaaattggtGAGCCCGCCCAGCTGGATATTGTTTAAGGAAGTAAAATAACAGCAGCTAACATTCTTCCGTTGCTTCTGGAATGCCAGACATTCTGCTGAGCCTTTGCAATCTGAAGCTCCCAAACACCCCCGGAAGGCAGGTTCTTATGATTGGTTACACTACTGGACCATGAGACGACCAGATCACTTGTTCTTGGTCACCCAGTAATACATGACAGAGCTTGGATCCCACCCCCGGTTCTTAACTGCTAGGTAAATTATACATAGACATTCTTAGGCCATAAGCTCAAGAGCAGGGATTGTAGCCCAGCTTTTTGGTAGAGGATCTAAAACATCACCATAAACTGCTTAATACATGCAATTAACTATGGCAGGGAGAAATTTAGCAGGCTGTTAGAAAACTGAGAAACCTAAACTCAAATAAGGCTCCATACGACTAAAATAACACAAAGACCACGTGCACCAACCTCTAGGACAGGGACTGGTCAACTACGGGCCACAGGCTGAATCCCGCCCACTTTatacataaagttttattggaacacagctgtGCCATTTGTTTTGGTGTTGTCTCtagctgcttttgtgctacaatggcagagctgagtagttgggatattctggctctttacagaaaacgTTTGCCCACCCTTGCTCTGGAATGTTGTGCTTAACCTTTTTTATGCCATGGCCCCTTTTGGCAGTTTAGGGAAGTCCATGGACCCCTTTTCTCAGAATGccaaaataaaccaaaatgaaaatttaatgcACAAAATACACTAAAATAAAAGACTATAAGTCAATTATAGTGAAATtgttatcaaaatattaaaagaaaaaatctgtgAGACAGCAATATATGCTCTttattaacacattaaataataagcATTCATGATGGGTCTGATAACTATGATGGTTTctagaggaaagcataaaagaCATTTTGATCTATCTACAATGGCTGTGATGTATTACGAATATGTCTGCGACTTCTGCTCATGACAAGGTCACATGCAGTTAGGAGATTTTTTGCCTACTTTCATAATTGAAGGACACACCAAATTTCAGTAGAGGTTAGTGAAAATGAAGAAGGAATGTTTTTCCCATCCAAGTACATGAACCTGCTAAACTTTATTCATGGACCCCCGGGAAGAGGGGTCTGTGGACCCAGATGAAGAACCCCTGCTCCAGGATGTTCTACTAAGTTTTCCAGCTATGTCTCCGCCTAAATTAGAGTGTTGATCTCTTCATTCCTTGGAATCTGCAGAGGTGAGCTCCTGAGAAACCAGACAACCAAATCTCACAGCTGAGTTGCACTTCCTAACTTTTTGATAAGAATATGAGGTTTGACgtgcctttttcttcttcttttttaaaccaTTGATTTGTTTCTTAAATAAGCCATACAGATCAAGAAATATTCTCACTGGACTGTAAATTCTCTGAAGCGAATGATTATGTTCATTCCTTCTACTATCTGATCCTCACAGTGTCTGGTACaatgaatgtttgttgaatgaataagtgacTGATATATTTAAGCTCAGAAATCTTTCTTGAGTTTAGGTTGTAACCATGATGAATGAACATGGAGCTGATCAAATcaatggaaggggaaaaaaaatcctattcatttaaaattttacaagtgccagagatgaataaaaaagaaagtgaacatTTCCTGGCGATAGTAAATAAAATGGCCcacattaaaatttttagaaaacgCATCTTTTCTAGCCCAACTTAATTATGATACTATAAAAGACAAGTTCATCTTTATAAGTCAAAATGATTCTGAATCATAAGTGAATCATTCAGTCCCTCTAACTTAGGCTGGGGAGATTTCTGAAGAAAATCGGTTGGGCAGAATATCTGTAATGCTAATATCTTCACTTGTGGTAGCTACAAAAATGGCTCCCAAATTCTCCCCCATCCTCCCTGTAGCCATGATCTCTGCCATATAATTATGTATACTCTCCCACCAGGGGCAGGATGGTTTGCCATGATTCCTGACAATAGGCCCAACCATGTCATTTGATTTGGTCAATAGGATGCTAAGTAATGAATGTAATAGCTTGAAATGGGCTTGCACATTGGGGCTTGCTCACTTACATTTCTATCACTGCCATGAGAAGGTCAAGCCTGGCCTGGCCTACTGGTCCCAGGAAGAGGACAGACACAGAACAGAGACAGACTGCCCCAGTTAAGGTCGGTGGACAGCCAACCCACAGCCACCAGATCCCCAGATATATACGTGAGCCCGGCCAAGATCAGCAAAACTGCCTAGCTGACACCCAGCTGATCTCCAATGAGTAAACAAAAAAGGCTTATCATTGTATGTCactgtgtttttgtgtttttgtttttgttatgctGCATTATTGTGACAATAGATAACTGATACAATATTAGGACCTAGAAACGGGATGCTTACTTAAGCTACAGGAGAATTCCAAATATGTAGCGTTGGCTTTGTAATTGGGTAGCATATGGGGGCTGGAAAAATAGCAAATCATACTATTTAATGGCAAAACATTTGGTCAACTGTCACCTGTGGTAACTTGGTAGAAAATACACGTAACCTAATAAACATTTGAACTTGAGCAAAGAGATTAAATTCAGGCAGAACAGTGAAAGTGACTTACAAGCTGCATGTGACAAGGTACCATAACAAAGAGACAAGCCCCAAAAAGTCCCAGTCATTTTCTAAGcagaatttagaggaaatataGAAAGTCTCAGAGCTGCTGGGATATATAAAGTTTCTCATCTCCAGCCTCTCCAACTAGCAAAAGATGTTCAAAGTAAGGTAAAGTCTGCAGACAAAGGTATCCAAGGAATTGACCACAGAATAAAGACCAAATGAGAACTGTGACTGTAAGACTCCTGTCAAAGCCCAGTTAGTGTCAAGCAGGCTCTCTAACCTGGACAAAAGCACTCTTAGAAATCTCAAGGAACTCCACCCACAAAGTCTGATATGCTGAAATTGCCCATAATTGAGTTTAGAGAAAGAGGCAAGTCTCCAAAAGACTTATGGGTAGTGATTTCTGGCTAATGGATACCCAGAAACTCACTAAGTTTTAAAGACAGCTCTAAGGGCAAAATTGTTATCAGCCAAGACTAAAACTAAGTG is a genomic window containing:
- the ZFP64 gene encoding zinc finger protein 64 isoform X2 → MNATSEGESFPGSVQSGTTVLVELTPDIHICGLCKQQFNNLDAFVAHKQSGCQLTSTPGAAPSTVQFVSEETVPATQTQAATRTITSETQTITVSAPEFVFEHGYQTYLPTESNENQTATVISLPAKSRTKKPATPPAQKRLTCCYPGCQFKTAYGMKDMERHLKIHTGDKPHKCEVCGKCFSRKDKLKTHMRCHTGVKPYKCKTCDYAAADSSSLNKHLRIHSDERPFKCQICPYASRNSSQLTVHLRSHTGDAPFQCWLCSAKFKISSDLKRHMRVHSGEKPFKCEFCNVRCTMKGNLKSHIRIKHSGNNFKCPHCDFLGDSKATLRKHSRVHQSEHPEKCSECSYSCSSKAALRIHERIHCTDRPFKCGYCSFDTKQPSNLSKHMKKFHGDLVKAEVLERKDTARQSGRQVARLDAKKTFHCDVCDASFMREDSLRSHKRQHSEYNENKNTDVTIFQFQIDPNKQPPAPLAVGHLQVPLPPGQAPQFGEGRVKIIVGHQVPQTNAIVQAATAAAVNIVPPALVAQGTEELPGNGRLQILRQVSLMAPPQSSGCSSEAGAMAQPAVLLTAHGQGDGAALHQALIPSAPGGAPEGSGSQTFITSSGIACTDFEGLNALIQEGAAEVTVVSDGGQSIAVATTAPPIFSSSSQQELPKQTYSIIQGGTHSALLCPADSIPD
- the ZFP64 gene encoding zinc finger protein 64 isoform X1, which produces MNATSEGESFPGSVQIAGGTTVLVELTPDIHICGLCKQQFNNLDAFVAHKQSGCQLTSTPGAAPSTVQFVSEETVPATQTQAATRTITSETQTITVSAPEFVFEHGYQTYLPTESNENQTATVISLPAKSRTKKPATPPAQKRLTCCYPGCQFKTAYGMKDMERHLKIHTGDKPHKCEVCGKCFSRKDKLKTHMRCHTGVKPYKCKTCDYAAADSSSLNKHLRIHSDERPFKCQICPYASRNSSQLTVHLRSHTGDAPFQCWLCSAKFKISSDLKRHMRVHSGEKPFKCEFCNVRCTMKGNLKSHIRIKHSGNNFKCPHCDFLGDSKATLRKHSRVHQSEHPEKCSECSYSCSSKAALRIHERIHCTDRPFKCGYCSFDTKQPSNLSKHMKKFHGDLVKAEVLERKDTARQSGRQVARLDAKKTFHCDVCDASFMREDSLRSHKRQHSEYNENKNTDVTIFQFQIDPNKQPPAPLAVGHLQVPLPPGQAPQFGEGRVKIIVGHQVPQTNAIVQAATAAAVNIVPPALVAQGTEELPGNGRLQILRQVSLMAPPQSSGCSSEAGAMAQPAVLLTAHGQGDGAALHQALIPSAPGGAPEGSGSQTFITSSGIACTDFEGLNALIQEGAAEVTVVSDGGQSIAVATTAPPIFSSSSQQELPKQTYSIIQGGTHSALLCPADSIPD
- the ZFP64 gene encoding zinc finger protein 64 isoform X6, which gives rise to MKDMERHLKIHTGDKPHKCEVCGKCFSRKDKLKTHMRCHTGVKPYKCKTCDYAAADSSSLNKHLRIHSDERPFKCQICPYASRNSSQLTVHLRSHTGDAPFQCWLCSAKFKISSDLKRHMRVHSGEKPFKCEFCNVRCTMKGNLKSHIRIKHSGNNFKCPHCDFLGDSKATLRKHSRVHQSEHPEKCSECSYSCSSKAALRIHERIHCTDRPFKCGYCSFDTKQPSNLSKHMKKFHGDLVKAEVLERKDTARQSGRQVARLDAKKTFHCDVCDASFMREDSLRSHKRQHSEYNENKNTDVTIFQFQIDPNKQPPAPLAVGHLQVPLPPGQAPQFGEGRVKIIVGHQVPQTNAIVQAATAAAVNIVPPALVAQGTEELPGNGRLQILRQVSLMAPPQSSGCSSEAGAMAQPAVLLTAHGQGDGAALHQALIPSAPGGAPEGSGSQTFITSSGIACTDFEGLNALIQEGAAEVTVVSDGGQSIAVATTAPPIFSSSSQQELPKQTYSIIQGGTHSALLCPADSIPD
- the ZFP64 gene encoding zinc finger protein 64 isoform X5 codes for the protein MLGEVSAPEFVFEHGYQTYLPTESNENQTATVISLPAKSRTKKPATPPAQKRLTCCYPGCQFKTAYGMKDMERHLKIHTGDKPHKCEVCGKCFSRKDKLKTHMRCHTGVKPYKCKTCDYAAADSSSLNKHLRIHSDERPFKCQICPYASRNSSQLTVHLRSHTGDAPFQCWLCSAKFKISSDLKRHMRVHSGEKPFKCEFCNVRCTMKGNLKSHIRIKHSGNNFKCPHCDFLGDSKATLRKHSRVHQSEHPEKCSECSYSCSSKAALRIHERIHCTDRPFKCGYCSFDTKQPSNLSKHMKKFHGDLVKAEVLERKDTARQSGRQVARLDAKKTFHCDVCDASFMREDSLRSHKRQHSEYNENKNTDVTIFQFQIDPNKQPPAPLAVGHLQVPLPPGQAPQFGEGRVKIIVGHQVPQTNAIVQAATAAAVNIVPPALVAQGTEELPGNGRLQILRQVSLMAPPQSSGCSSEAGAMAQPAVLLTAHGQGDGAALHQALIPSAPGGAPEGSGSQTFITSSGIACTDFEGLNALIQEGAAEVTVVSDGGQSIAVATTAPPIFSSSSQQELPKQTYSIIQGGTHSALLCPADSIPD